The Candidatus Binatia bacterium genome has a window encoding:
- a CDS encoding tripartite tricarboxylate transporter substrate binding protein, giving the protein MKNRAILLPIAVAAITTVSSGLAWSQEFKPSKQIETVVHTGPGGGSDLLARAIAELLQKEKLVSQRLQVVNKSGGGSAVAMSYLAEKKGETHTIGFFTGVWVTNPLTTAEATVTIKDLTPVVRLVLEPAVIAVKADSPYKNMKDFIDAAKKNPKQLAQSGGSVTSRDNLMRLLIQKATGAQWNFISFPSGGERLSNLLGGHVQIMVIEPQEAGEQIRAGNLRVIAALGEKRLASLPNVPTLKEQGIDVPLIPQARGVMAPPGVPREVVQYWEGVFDRFEKTATWKQYLEQNQFEDGYLKGPGLSKFFDDLTAQMREVLKEAGAKVVR; this is encoded by the coding sequence ATGAAAAATAGGGCAATTTTATTACCGATCGCAGTCGCTGCGATCACGACCGTATCCTCGGGTTTGGCCTGGAGCCAGGAATTCAAGCCCAGCAAACAGATCGAGACCGTGGTCCATACCGGTCCGGGCGGCGGATCGGATCTGTTGGCGCGCGCCATTGCCGAACTGCTGCAAAAAGAAAAGCTCGTCTCTCAGCGCCTGCAGGTCGTCAACAAGTCCGGCGGCGGCTCCGCCGTCGCGATGTCGTACCTCGCGGAAAAAAAGGGCGAGACGCACACCATCGGTTTTTTTACCGGCGTTTGGGTGACTAATCCGCTCACGACCGCCGAGGCGACGGTCACGATAAAAGATTTGACTCCGGTCGTCCGTCTGGTTCTGGAGCCCGCGGTGATCGCGGTCAAGGCGGACTCGCCGTACAAGAACATGAAGGACTTCATCGACGCGGCGAAGAAGAATCCAAAACAACTCGCGCAGTCCGGCGGCTCCGTTACCTCGCGGGATAATCTCATGCGCCTGTTGATCCAAAAGGCCACCGGGGCGCAGTGGAATTTCATTTCTTTTCCGAGCGGCGGCGAGCGGCTCTCCAACCTGCTCGGCGGCCACGTGCAAATCATGGTGATCGAGCCGCAAGAGGCCGGCGAGCAGATTCGCGCGGGAAATTTGCGGGTCATCGCAGCTCTGGGTGAAAAACGGCTGGCTTCTCTGCCCAATGTGCCGACTCTCAAGGAGCAAGGCATCGACGTTCCGCTGATACCCCAGGCGCGCGGCGTCATGGCCCCGCCGGGAGTTCCACGGGAAGTGGTGCAATATTGGGAAGGAGTCTTCGATCGCTTTGAGAAAACGGCGACGTGGAAGCAGTACCTGGAGCAAAATCAGTTCGAAGACGGCTATCTCAAAGGACCGGGGCTAAGCAAATTTTTCGACGATCTGACCGCGCAGATGCGCGAGGTGCTCAAAGAGGCGGGCGCCAAGGTGGTGCGTTAG
- a CDS encoding tripartite tricarboxylate transporter permease — MDALGNLLLGFAVALTPVNLFWCLIGVVLGTVVGVLPGLGPAATIAMLLPLTLKMDPATAIIALAGIFYGARYGGSTTSILLNIPGESSSVVTCLDGYQLARQGRAGAALGISAIASFIAGTVGVLGLMLIAPPLARFALRFAPPEYFALMVLGLAMVVFLAGDSMVKALLAMLVGLWLATIGTDLFTAESRFTFGQVKLLGGVDFIAATVGIFAIGEVLVNLESRGGAEIFKLAKGLRNLLPTLQDLKDCRFAFVNGSVIGFLIGALPGAGATVASFLSYGIEKAFSRHPERFGAGAIEGVAAPEGANNADAGGALVPLLTLGIPGGNTTAILLGGLILWGYKPGPLLIQEHPQLFWGLVASMYIGNVLLLVLNLPLVPLFAQILRLPYYVLYPLIIGISIVGVYSVNASLFDVWMMGLFGLLGYLMRKAHFPTAALILGMVLGDGLERALRQSLMMSQGDITILATRPISGVLLLIAIAILCLPTIRKVRSWRVETIEREG, encoded by the coding sequence ATGGATGCCTTGGGAAATCTCCTGCTGGGCTTCGCCGTCGCGCTCACACCCGTAAATCTGTTTTGGTGTCTTATCGGCGTGGTGTTGGGCACCGTGGTCGGCGTGTTGCCGGGCTTGGGACCGGCGGCGACGATCGCGATGCTGCTGCCGCTCACCCTCAAGATGGATCCCGCAACGGCGATCATCGCGCTCGCCGGCATTTTTTACGGCGCGCGATACGGCGGCTCGACCACGTCCATTCTTTTGAACATCCCCGGCGAGTCGTCTTCCGTCGTGACCTGTCTCGACGGTTATCAATTGGCCCGCCAGGGGAGGGCGGGCGCGGCCTTGGGGATTTCCGCCATCGCTTCCTTTATCGCCGGAACCGTGGGCGTCTTGGGTCTAATGCTGATCGCGCCGCCTTTGGCCCGCTTCGCTTTGCGCTTTGCGCCGCCCGAGTATTTCGCCCTGATGGTTTTAGGTCTTGCCATGGTGGTTTTCCTGGCCGGAGATTCGATGGTCAAAGCGCTGCTGGCCATGCTCGTGGGTTTATGGCTGGCGACCATCGGCACGGATCTCTTCACCGCCGAATCGAGATTTACTTTCGGCCAGGTGAAGCTGCTTGGCGGCGTCGATTTTATCGCCGCGACCGTGGGGATCTTCGCGATCGGGGAGGTGCTGGTCAACCTGGAGTCTCGCGGGGGCGCCGAGATCTTCAAACTTGCAAAAGGCTTGAGAAACCTTTTGCCGACCTTGCAGGATCTCAAAGATTGCCGCTTCGCTTTTGTGAACGGCTCCGTCATCGGCTTCCTGATCGGCGCGCTTCCCGGCGCCGGCGCCACGGTCGCCTCGTTCTTATCCTACGGCATCGAAAAAGCCTTCTCGCGCCATCCGGAAAGATTCGGCGCCGGCGCGATCGAAGGAGTCGCCGCGCCCGAGGGCGCCAACAACGCGGATGCGGGCGGGGCATTGGTCCCTTTGCTGACTCTCGGCATCCCCGGCGGCAATACCACCGCGATTCTTCTGGGCGGGCTCATTCTCTGGGGATATAAGCCGGGCCCGCTGCTCATCCAGGAGCACCCGCAACTTTTTTGGGGACTGGTGGCCAGCATGTACATCGGCAACGTTTTGCTGCTAGTTTTGAATCTCCCCTTGGTTCCCCTGTTCGCGCAGATCTTGCGCCTTCCCTATTACGTTCTCTATCCGCTCATCATCGGAATTTCGATTGTCGGCGTCTACAGTGTGAACGCCAGTCTATTCGATGTGTGGATGATGGGCCTTTTCGGTTTGTTGGGCTATCTCATGCGCAAGGCCCATTTCCCAACCGCCGCGCTGATTTTGGGAATGGTGCTGGGCGACGGGCTCGAACGGGCGCTGCGCCAATCGTTGATGATGTCGCAGGGAGATATCACGATTCTCGCGACGCGTCCCATTTCCGGAGTCTTGCTGTTGATCGCGATCGCGATCTTGTGTCTGCCGACGATTCGCAAAGTGCGCTCCTGGCGAGTCGAAACTATTGAGCGCGAAGGCTGA
- a CDS encoding tripartite tricarboxylate transporter TctB family protein → MARGKDNLISGACLAAFGIYVISAAAKLPYVSEVGPGPGFFPLWIGIGLVLFASALLFASFSRSRSEAKRETQSWKTTARALAGWLAMMVAIALLGRIGFALSFVALTTFLIVFLDRRSPWLALGVGAALAVAFQLIFAVALDISLPPAPWGF, encoded by the coding sequence GTGGCACGAGGCAAAGACAATCTGATTTCCGGCGCTTGTCTCGCCGCTTTCGGGATCTATGTCATCTCGGCGGCCGCCAAACTGCCCTATGTCTCCGAGGTCGGCCCGGGACCCGGATTTTTTCCGCTCTGGATCGGCATCGGCCTGGTATTGTTCGCGTCTGCTTTATTATTCGCGTCCTTCTCGCGTTCCCGGAGCGAAGCCAAGAGGGAAACACAATCCTGGAAAACTACCGCGCGAGCCTTGGCCGGCTGGCTCGCCATGATGGTTGCGATCGCCCTGCTCGGTAGAATCGGTTTTGCTCTGAGCTTCGTCGCTCTCACAACATTTCTAATCGTTTTTCTGGACCGCCGTTCGCCTTGGCTCGCCCTCGGCGTCGGCGCCGCTCTCGCCGTGGCATTCCAGCTGATTTTTGCGGTGGCGCTCGATATTTCTTTACCCCCGGCTCCCTGGGGATTTTGA
- a CDS encoding MmgE/PrpD family protein, which produces MDVTAKIARFVVGARYETIPPKALETAKAAVLDCLGVALAGSRDECAKICAEIARQEKTKQETSVFGQGFKASALQAAFANGTAAHALDFDHSFTLMGQPTAPIIPAVFSLGESLGAGGRQILEAYVAGFETTAKLVFALRDSTQGGWHAPGTLGAFGAAAACSKLLGLDASQVEMALGITASMAGGVVCNFGTMSKPLHVGLGARNGVLSAKLAQSGYTANARGIEAANGFSEMFYRMAPSEGPLGELGVSYAILTDGIRIKPYPCGGLTHQPIDAVLDFRAKHGLTAEMVESIDVDVTQHTYDRIAFRVPQTGIQGKFCMGYLLARAIIDGNVSLNMFTDAAVRDPDVLKLAERIRMKPDKDLKASNPGSRPCRVTVRLKNGETYSREVQHARGSPEIPMTADERKEKFTQCARQALDESSTQHALETIESLETLENIRPLCRLLKA; this is translated from the coding sequence ATGGACGTAACGGCGAAAATCGCCCGATTCGTGGTCGGCGCCAGATACGAGACCATCCCGCCCAAGGCATTGGAGACCGCCAAGGCGGCGGTGCTCGATTGTCTTGGGGTTGCCCTTGCCGGCAGTCGGGACGAATGCGCCAAAATCTGCGCTGAGATCGCGCGGCAGGAAAAAACCAAGCAGGAAACAAGCGTCTTTGGGCAGGGTTTTAAGGCTTCGGCGCTGCAGGCGGCCTTCGCCAACGGCACGGCGGCGCACGCGCTGGACTTCGATCACAGCTTCACGCTGATGGGACAGCCCACCGCTCCCATCATTCCAGCGGTCTTTTCCCTGGGAGAATCGTTAGGCGCCGGCGGCCGCCAAATTCTCGAAGCCTACGTCGCGGGCTTTGAAACCACCGCCAAGCTGGTCTTTGCGCTGCGCGATTCGACGCAAGGCGGTTGGCATGCCCCTGGAACTTTGGGCGCCTTTGGGGCGGCCGCTGCTTGCTCGAAGCTGCTCGGGCTCGATGCGTCTCAAGTCGAAATGGCGCTCGGCATAACCGCATCGATGGCCGGTGGGGTCGTCTGTAACTTTGGCACCATGTCCAAGCCTTTGCATGTCGGGTTGGGGGCGAGAAACGGCGTCTTGTCGGCGAAGCTGGCTCAATCGGGGTACACGGCAAACGCGCGCGGCATCGAAGCAGCAAACGGTTTCTCCGAAATGTTTTATCGCATGGCGCCGAGCGAAGGGCCGCTCGGCGAGTTGGGCGTGTCGTATGCGATCCTAACCGACGGCATCCGAATCAAGCCCTATCCCTGCGGCGGCCTGACGCATCAGCCGATCGATGCGGTGCTCGACTTCAGGGCGAAGCATGGCCTTACGGCGGAGATGGTGGAATCCATCGATGTGGATGTAACGCAGCACACTTATGACCGAATTGCATTTCGAGTTCCCCAAACCGGAATTCAGGGAAAGTTTTGCATGGGATATCTCCTCGCCCGAGCGATCATCGATGGAAATGTTTCCCTGAACATGTTCACGGATGCGGCCGTGCGCGATCCCGATGTTTTGAAGCTCGCGGAAAGAATCCGCATGAAACCGGACAAGGACCTCAAGGCGAGCAACCCAGGGAGCCGTCCTTGCCGGGTCACCGTTCGGTTGAAGAACGGGGAGACCTATTCACGCGAGGTACAGCACGCCAGGGGAAGTCCAGAAATTCCCATGACTGCGGACGAGCGCAAAGAAAAATTTACTCAGTGCGCGCGCCAGGCTCTCGACGAGAGCTCGACTCAGCACGCTCTAGAAACCATCGAGAGCCTGGAGACGCTGGAAAATATCAGACCGCTGTGTCGGCTTCTGAAGGCATAG
- a CDS encoding aldo/keto reductase → MTLAAYNHVPLPSFMYGTAWKKEATAGLVQVAVASGFRAIDTANQLIHYEEALVGEALQALAKKGIKRDTLFLQTKFTPVGGQGGRIPYDPSAVLTTQVKRSFDSSLSHLGTDYVDSYVLHAPYSRRGLGKTDWEVWAAMEELYRSGKTKMIGISNITAQQLELLRQQANVKPMVVQNRCFAALGWDMEVREICWANGIIYQGFSLLTANREVFTDPAIHAIAKRLGATLAQVIFRFAMQVGMLPLTGTTSERHMKEDLQAEKFALTPEEIQRIETIAL, encoded by the coding sequence ATGACCTTGGCCGCCTATAACCACGTACCTCTTCCGTCTTTCATGTACGGCACGGCGTGGAAAAAAGAGGCGACGGCGGGCCTCGTGCAGGTTGCCGTGGCGTCGGGCTTCCGCGCCATCGACACGGCCAATCAACTGATCCATTACGAGGAAGCTCTGGTCGGGGAAGCCTTGCAGGCGCTCGCGAAGAAAGGCATCAAACGAGATACCCTGTTTCTCCAGACCAAGTTTACTCCGGTCGGCGGCCAGGGCGGTCGAATCCCATATGATCCCTCGGCCGTTCTCACCACCCAGGTAAAACGGTCCTTCGACAGCTCGTTGTCACACCTCGGCACCGACTACGTCGATTCCTATGTTCTACACGCGCCCTATTCGCGGCGCGGCTTGGGAAAAACGGATTGGGAGGTGTGGGCCGCGATGGAAGAACTCTATCGATCGGGAAAAACCAAAATGATCGGCATCAGCAACATCACGGCCCAACAACTCGAACTTCTACGCCAACAGGCGAATGTTAAACCCATGGTGGTGCAGAACCGGTGCTTCGCCGCGCTCGGATGGGACATGGAAGTTCGGGAGATCTGCTGGGCGAACGGCATCATCTATCAAGGCTTTTCGCTGTTGACCGCGAACAGAGAAGTCTTTACCGATCCAGCAATTCACGCGATCGCGAAACGGTTAGGTGCTACTCTCGCGCAGGTCATCTTTCGCTTTGCCATGCAGGTCGGCATGCTCCCGTTGACCGGAACCACGAGCGAACGACATATGAAAGAAGACCTCCAAGCCGAAAAGTTCGCGCTCACCCCCGAAGAAATCCAGCGGATCGAAACGATCGCGCTGTAA